The Blastocatellia bacterium DNA window CGAACCGCCGCATCGGTGATGGAGGCGAAGAAATGCAGGAGACGAACTCGCAGCTCCGGTCGTTCAATGGAGTTCGATCCGTTTGGGACGATGCACCGGTAGACCTCTGGTATTGCTTGAGCCAGCGCCGTGAGTGACTTTTGATCTTCAGCACGATCAAGTACCGGCTGCCACACGGCATGACATCGGTTCGTGGCGTCTTGGGCGAAGCCAGGGAGCGAATCGGTGCTGCGTCAATATCTCCAGCACCAGATCCACTGCCTCCAGCAGAAGCGAGGTCGGTGGAGTGCTCGAGTTCATCGCATAGAACAGGCATTTGCAAAACGTCGGTGACACTCAATCTGAGACCTTCTACTTCCCAGGGGCGAAGTTCGGGGTGGGGCATCAGGAATCGCCGTCTCGCGCAGCCACCCTAGCGAAGGCCAGGGCTCATCTGGAGTGCTCGGCAGCAGAACGGTGTACCGTGCCGGCTGTCTCGACGACATGCGACCGCGCAACCCCGACACGAGGTTGATCAGTTCGTCGGACGAGATATGAAAAGGGTGGGAGGGAATCTCCTTCTTGCGCGTTGTCTTTCGCTGCTTCCTCCGCTTGCTAGCATCTCCTGCCGATAGGCGTCGTCCATCATTTTCCGACGTCTCACCCCAGAGAAAGAAAGTGCCCTGTGGGGGGAACAAGATTCAATGAACCATACGCCACAAAAAACGATCATTTCCTCTCTTCCATCAACGACTTTCTACCGTTTGGCTTCGATAACACAAGGCCAGGACCCCGCCTGTCAAAACTTCGTCAGGTAATTCCGAAAGACACAGAAATTCCTCAAAAAATAAAAATCCAGGCTAGGCTGGCTGAACCGATAAAATTCCTCGATGTTGATTTCGGGACTCTGCTCTTTTTGCTCTCGATTATGCGGGCTAGTTTTACCGAAATCCCTATGTCATTCTCGTGGCCTTCCCCTTTTCTTCACCCTTGAGAATTCTTCGGACAACTGCCTTTATGTTGACACGGCAAGGGAGCATAGTAGAATTTCGACTTGTTTTCGCACAGAGGAGGTTGATGCGGAGGTGATGAGATCGCTATGGTATTTGGTTTCATGCTCCGTGTGCTTCTGGTCGGGCAGGTTGATCTGGATGTTCCCGAACCGATTCCCGAAATTGTCCGTCGCGTCCTCGGTCTGGACCGAGGCGAACCCAACGTCAGCTATCTCTATCGTCTCGACGCCTTCGACCTGATCGTCATCGGGACTTATTTTGGCATCTTAGCCATCCTTTCCATCTACGGGTTCTATCGTTTCCGGCTGGTTTATCTCTTCCTGCGGTATCGCCATCAGAAGCCACGGCCCGTGCGCCAGTTCTCTGACACCGAGCTGCCGACGGTGACGGTTCAGCTCCCTCTGTTCAACGAGATGTATGTCGTGGAGCGATTGCTCAAAGCGGTGACCTCGCTCGATTATCCCCGCGACCGGCTGGAGATCCAGGTTCTGGATGACTCCACCGATGAGACGGCAGCGATCGCCCGGCGGGAAGTCGAGAAGTATCAGCGCGAAGGTTTCGCCATCTCCTATCTTCACCGGGACGACCGACGCGGGTTCAAAGCAGGCGCGCTGGCCGAGGGGCTGACCCGTGCGCGGGGTGAGTTCATCCTCATCTTCGATGCCGATTTCATTCCCCGCCCCGATTGCCTTCGGAAGGTGATTCACTACTTCACCGACCCTCAGGTGGGAATGGTTCAGATGCGATGGAGTTATGTCAACGCCAACTATAATTTGTTGACCCGGATTCAACAGATCATGCTCGACGGCCACTTCGTTGTGGAGCAAACGGCGCGGAGCCGATCCGGAGCGCTCTTCAACTTTAACGGTACGGCTGGAATGTGGCGGCGGCAGGCGCTCGAATGGAGCGGCGGTTGGCACACGGATACGTTGGCTGAGGATACGGATCTGAGCTATCGGGCTCAGCTCCTGGGGTGGAAGTGCATCTATCTCCTGGACGAGGATGTTCCATCGGAATTGCCCGTTGACATTAACTCCTTCAAAGTCCAGCAACGCCGCTGGGCCAAAGGCGTGTTCCAGGTGGGATTGAAACTGATCCCGCGCATTTTCCGAAGCGATCTCCCGCGCACGACGAAGATGGAACTTTTCTTCCGCTTCACCAACAACGCCAATGCGCCACTGGTCATCCTGCTCAGC harbors:
- a CDS encoding cellulose synthase family protein — translated: MVFGFMLRVLLVGQVDLDVPEPIPEIVRRVLGLDRGEPNVSYLYRLDAFDLIVIGTYFGILAILSIYGFYRFRLVYLFLRYRHQKPRPVRQFSDTELPTVTVQLPLFNEMYVVERLLKAVTSLDYPRDRLEIQVLDDSTDETAAIARREVEKYQREGFAISYLHRDDRRGFKAGALAEGLTRARGEFILIFDADFIPRPDCLRKVIHYFTDPQVGMVQMRWSYVNANYNLLTRIQQIMLDGHFVVEQTARSRSGALFNFNGTAGMWRRQALEWSGGWHTDTLAEDTDLSYRAQLLGWKCIYLLDEDVPSELPVDINSFKVQQRRWAKGVFQVGLKLIPRIFRSDLPRTTKMELFFRFTNNANAPLVILLSLLHYPVLLARFNQGWFQLLLLDVPVLLFATVSVMVYYGTALWYLYPDWKRQLKYLPLVMAVGIGLALNNALAIVEAVLGVRSAFARTPKFRIESRRDQWRDKKYTFGHDLMPVFELMLAVYFVFVVSYALHIRIYGTIPFLFLFLIGYGMTGLISVTHGRVARRSR